The genomic segment AGGATTCTCAACATATCCCTTTGGAATTTTCCCGAGCGGTTGGGAAGCGGCGATCCCAAAACTCGAAGAGTTACCGTATCGCGGCGATACCGTAATCGGAAATGATGTATGGATTGGCTACGATGCGCTGATCTTGCCGGGTGTGAAAATTGGACATGGCGCAATCATCGCAACGCGCTCGCTGGTGGCAACGCGAGTGCCACCCTATGCCGTTGTCGGCGGTAATCCCGCGCGAATACTTCGGATGCGGTTTTCGCCAGAAATCATTTCCGAATTGCTTAAAATTGCCTGGTGGAATTGGGAGATTGAGAAGGTGACCCGCAACCTTTCGCACATCGTTTCGGGAAATTTAGAAGCGCTTATGGCAGCGGAGTAATGGGGGACAACAGAGTGATTTGTTGCCACCAGTAAGAAGAAAACGAAAATTTTCCAAAACCGCAAAAAAACGTTGCTCACTCGATTTTGAATACATACATTGTTTTGAAACGTGGCGAGTAACCGACGAATCACGTTTAGTGATACAACTCGTCACAATACACGACTCACTTCTAATTTGCTACCGTGACGGAGTTGCTATGTGTTCATCAACGAAACTCTCTCTCTCCTCATCCTTTCATCGTGTGCGACATTTGACCTTTGGGTTGCTCCTCCTCCTGCTGTTGTTTTCTTGCGCTAAAACGCCTGACAATGCTCCCACTACCGGCATGATTGCGGGTAAAGTAACCGACAATACATCGTCTACAGTTGCACTATCTGGTGTGCAAATCGCCACAATTCCGGCAACGACGAGCGTCCTAACCAATTCTAACGGTGAATACACGATTTCCAACGTTGATCCGGGACAATATACTGTTACTGCAACAAAGAGCGGTTACTTAAGTAATAATGCAATAGTGCAAGTCATCGCGGGGCAGACTACGAACGCTGATATTGCATTAGCCGAGAATCCACCGGTATTGCAAGTGACACCCAGCCCGCTTGATTTTGGGATGCAGACCGATACGCTGGAATTGACGTTAGCCAGTCAAAACGGGGTTACGATCAATTGGAGTGCGGTTGATGATCGAAATTGGCTGGGCATTACACCGACCTCTGGCACCATCACTGGACAAACCGCTCACGTAACCGTTGTTGTGAATCGCGATAGCATGGCGGCTGGCAATTATACCGGATCGATCACGTTTACCTCGAATGGTGGAAATCCTGTTGTACAAGTATTGCTGGCGGTACCGAACCCGTTGATCCCACAATTGAGTGTGAATATCCAAACGATTGCGTTTGATACGTTGTCGACTGCGCAACTCTTTACGATTACCAACACCGGGACCGGGGTATTGAATTGGTCGATTACATCAAACCGGACTTGGATTTTAGTGGTACCGGTGTCGGGTTCTACCGGGTCCGGCGTAAGTCGTTCGATTTCCGTTTCTGTGGATCGCGCCGGCTTATCGAATGGCAACTATAGCGGAGCGCTTTCGATTATCTCCAATGGCGGCAATATTGATATACCCGTGTCGATGATTGTACTGCCGGCACGACCTGATGCCCCCACGTTTTTACACACACAACTCACTACGATTCGTAGCGCGCAAATCAGTTGGAATGATAACTCTTCGGTGGAAGAAGGGTTCCGGTTGGAACGAAGAACCCTCTCCTCTCCCACTTTCCAGCCCGCAGCGACCTTGCCTGCTAATACAACCACGTTTGCCGACACGGGACTGGCTCCCCACATGAAATACTATTATCGGGTGCAGGCATTCAATCAGACGATGTACTCCGATTATTCAAATATCGACAGCGTAACGACACCGAACAGCTCGCCATATCAACCATCAACCCCGATACCGGAAGACTTGGCGACAAACCAAGCGTGCAATTTAACGCTGCAATGGGATGGTGGCGATATCGATAACGATACCCTGCAGTATACGTTGTACTTCGGTACGGAAAACCCACCACCGACATTGAATGTGTTATCGACGAACACCCGCTCGCTTACCGGTCTGTTTGCCTCTCGACAATACTTTTGGAAAGTGGTTGCCCGTGATAACTATGGCGGTATCGCAACCAGCCCGGTTTGGCAATTCCAGACAGCAGCTCCGTCGGGCGTGTATTGGTCGCGTACTTATCATCTTGCGCAGTTTCAGGAGGGACGAAGTATCTTCCAAACTGCTGAACGTGGATATATCTGTACCGGTTACACCGGAACCCCTCCCTACGGGTATGATCTGTGGCTTACCAAGCTTTCGGAAACCGGCTCGACGGTCTGGCAACGCATTTTAGGTGGGCAGGGGTTGGATCGGGGGAGTCAAGCGATTCAGTGTTGGGGTGGCGGGTATGCCGTTGTGGGTTCAACCGCTTCTTACGGCCATGGCGGGTCTGATGTCTGGCTCGTCCGGTATGATGAAAATGGCGACACCCTTTGGACAAAAACCTATGGCGGAACGGGGGAAGATAACGGATGGTCAATAATTCAGTCTCGCTCTTCCGGGTTTGTAATGGTCGGACGTACATATTCCTACGGCAATGACGCGCAGATTTATGTTATCAAGACCGATTTATCCGGCAATCAGCAGTGGGCGCGGACATTTGGCGGTGCGAATTACGATGTCGGATTTTCGATTTTTGAAACGAGTGATGGCGGTTTTGCGATTGGTGGTACAAAATACGATGCAATGGGCGCGGGCGCTTTCTTGTTGATGAAATTGAATAGTTCAGGCAATTGGCAGTGGGAACGGGTTTACGGTACTCCGAATGTAGGATATTGTTATTCCTTGAAGCAGACCACTGACAATGATTTTATTATGACGGGGGAAGGGTATAATTCGGCAGGTCTGAAGAAACTTTGGATTATTCGCACCGATGCCCAAGGGAATCAGCGCTGGTTACGCCAATACGGCGGTAACTCGCCGGATTACGGGAATGGTATCGTACAAACAGTCGATGGTGGAATCGTAACTACTGGAACAACCGAGTCATCCGGCAATGGCGGTCAAGATTTATGGATTTTCAAAACCGATGCTAATGGCGATTCGCTCTGGTCGCGGTCTTACGGAACAATCACTAACGATCGCGGTATCGGCATTACGAAAACGCTTGATAATGGTATTGCGATTATTGGCACCAGCGGTACTAACGACATCTGGGTATTAAAAACCGATGTAAACGGCAATTACGTTCCCTGACTTTTTCAACGAATGGTAGGGTATCCCCGTGCATAGAACAGCTTACTTGATCCTACTCCTTACGCTCCTGTTTAGCGAGGCGGTATTGGCAGCGCCACGATGGACGAAACAAACGCCTATCGGGCGAAATCATGTTTACGCAGTTGGACTTGGCGAATCGACCGTATCGCTGAGTGAAACGCGGAAAGCGGCGATTTCCAATGCAATGTCGACCTTCAACGTTACACAGGGGGTAACACTCAACAGTAAACTAACCTTGCAGAAAATCGAAGATTCAAACAGCTACCGGGAATCGGTCGTTCATGAACTCGAAGTGCAAGGGACATCCTCCACCTTAACCGGTTTGAAGTTGGTGAATACCTACGTCGACCGCAATTCGTCGCCGTACCGGGTGTACGCTTTAATGTCGCTTCCGACCGAGAACCCATTTTCTTATTGGTCCCCGGTCTGGCGTAGCGCGATCCTGCCCGGTTGGGGACAATTTTATCAAGGTAGAATAAACCGTGGTGTATTGTATTTAACTGCTGAGGCGATCTCAGTGGGGGGCGCTTTTTTTACTGCGTCGGCCTATACCGACCGGAAAAACAAGGCGAACCAAGCGACGAATGTTGCTGACCGCCGCGACTTTGATAAGCAGGCGGATGAATACTATCAGGCGAATGTCGTCCTGGTGTGTGTTGCGGTTGCTGCCTATGGGCTCAATTTGGCAGATGTACTTCTTCTCTCGAACAATAAAGCCGATATCTACTATTCGCTGAAGTTCGATACTAACTCACACGGAATGGAGAATCCGGCAGTTCTGTTGGCATTGTCGATTCCGCTGAAACACTGATTCGGTAACCCGGACTAAACTAAACTACTGGAGGCATTGATGAAACGGTATTACTTCGTAATCGCATTGGTTGTTTCGTTCTCGTTGCTATTAGGCTGCGGCTCGAAGCCGATGCAGACGACCAGCGCAAAAAATCAACCGGATTGGTATAAGAAGGTACCCACCGGAAACGATTATCTGTATGCGGCATTCAGCGCGGTGTCGCAGGATATGCAGTTAGCGGTCGATAAAGCGGCGGCTGGGGCGCGTGAGGAAATTGGCAGACAGGTGGAAGC from the bacterium genome contains:
- a CDS encoding Vat family streptogramin A O-acetyltransferase, with amino-acid sequence MNGPDPTSKHPVPAFPQICFLKNIVTNPNIIVGDYTYYDDPVDPDGFERNVLYHYPFMNDKLIIGKFCAIARDAKFMMNGANHKLTGFSTYPFGIFPSGWEAAIPKLEELPYRGDTVIGNDVWIGYDALILPGVKIGHGAIIATRSLVATRVPPYAVVGGNPARILRMRFSPEIISELLKIAWWNWEIEKVTRNLSHIVSGNLEALMAAE
- a CDS encoding carboxypeptidase regulatory-like domain-containing protein — translated: MCSSTKLSLSSSFHRVRHLTFGLLLLLLLFSCAKTPDNAPTTGMIAGKVTDNTSSTVALSGVQIATIPATTSVLTNSNGEYTISNVDPGQYTVTATKSGYLSNNAIVQVIAGQTTNADIALAENPPVLQVTPSPLDFGMQTDTLELTLASQNGVTINWSAVDDRNWLGITPTSGTITGQTAHVTVVVNRDSMAAGNYTGSITFTSNGGNPVVQVLLAVPNPLIPQLSVNIQTIAFDTLSTAQLFTITNTGTGVLNWSITSNRTWILVVPVSGSTGSGVSRSISVSVDRAGLSNGNYSGALSIISNGGNIDIPVSMIVLPARPDAPTFLHTQLTTIRSAQISWNDNSSVEEGFRLERRTLSSPTFQPAATLPANTTTFADTGLAPHMKYYYRVQAFNQTMYSDYSNIDSVTTPNSSPYQPSTPIPEDLATNQACNLTLQWDGGDIDNDTLQYTLYFGTENPPPTLNVLSTNTRSLTGLFASRQYFWKVVARDNYGGIATSPVWQFQTAAPSGVYWSRTYHLAQFQEGRSIFQTAERGYICTGYTGTPPYGYDLWLTKLSETGSTVWQRILGGQGLDRGSQAIQCWGGGYAVVGSTASYGHGGSDVWLVRYDENGDTLWTKTYGGTGEDNGWSIIQSRSSGFVMVGRTYSYGNDAQIYVIKTDLSGNQQWARTFGGANYDVGFSIFETSDGGFAIGGTKYDAMGAGAFLLMKLNSSGNWQWERVYGTPNVGYCYSLKQTTDNDFIMTGEGYNSAGLKKLWIIRTDAQGNQRWLRQYGGNSPDYGNGIVQTVDGGIVTTGTTESSGNGGQDLWIFKTDANGDSLWSRSYGTITNDRGIGITKTLDNGIAIIGTSGTNDIWVLKTDVNGNYVP